The genomic DNA TGTAAGATCTTGCTCAGGAATATTTTCGTGCGTTCCTCCTTGGGGGAGGTGAATAATTCCTCAGGCGTGGTTTCCTCGATAATACGTCCTCCGTCCATAAAGATCATGCGTTGCGCTGCTGCCCGTGCAAAACCCATCTCATGAGAAACCACCACCATCGTCATTCCCTCGCGGGCCAGGTCCAGCATCACGTCCAGCACTTCCTTGATCATCTCGGGGTCTAGAGCCGATGTGGGCTCATCGAAAAGCATGATTTTAGGGTTCATAGCCAATGCCCGCGCGATAGCCACTCGCTGCTGCTGGCCGCCGGAAAGCTGGAGGGGATAAGCATTTGCTTTCTCTGGGATACCGACTTTGCGTAAGAGTTCATGGGCAATGGCCTCGGCTTCCTCTTTTGAGCGCTTACGCACCACACGCTGGGCCAGGGTGATGTTTTCCAGCGCCGTCAAGTGTGGGAACAGGTTAAACTGTTGGAAGACGATGCCGACCTCAGCGCGAACCCTGTTGA from Chloroflexota bacterium includes the following:
- a CDS encoding amino acid ABC transporter ATP-binding protein; protein product: MRHAYKSFNFGRVRALIDVSLDVYRGEVVVIIGPSGSGKTTLLRCINHLEALDKGTIVVDGIPLTEAENINRVRAEVGIVFQQFNLFPHLTALENITLAQRVVRKRSKEEAEAIAHELLRKVGIPEKANAYPLQLSGGQQQRVAIARALAMNPKIMLFDEPTSALDPEMIKEVLDVMLDLAREGMTMVVVSHEMGFARAAAQRMIFMDGGRIIEETTPEELFTSPKEERTKIFLSKILH